DNA from Nerophis lumbriciformis linkage group LG39, RoL_Nlum_v2.1, whole genome shotgun sequence:
TGGTTCTGTACCTTGAAAATGTGCATTTTGAAAGAAAGTCGCCCATTTAAAATGATCTTAATTAGATTTAATCGGTGCTTAGCCccccaaaacaaaacaattttaacatgtaacatgcctttcaaacagaaaaacaaacttttagataattaattttgtataaaaacaatacatttactGAAGTGTTGACTACAGTAAAAGTGAAGCTTGTTAGTTTTATTAGTTAAAATAAACTAAAGTGTGCATTAGTGTGTCCTATATGTGTATTAAgtagtatatttaacatttatttgtgcactttGAACTCTCTATTTAATAGGgaatatttttctttaaatagaAACATAAGGTAATTGTAATAATAGACAGCGCTGCAATGAAGTCACATTGAAGGTTTAGGTCAaggttcatttatttatatatcacaTTTTAAAACAGCCACTGCTGCCCAAACATTGTGTACACATTCAAAACAGAAAGGTAAAAGATGATagtaattaaatacaaaaatcacaataagtacagaacaATCAAAAAACAGCTAAAAACACCAATAAATGAAATGgtcaaacaaataaatacataaataataaaataaaataaataagcacacaaacaacaacaaatgcaCTATAACTTTAATAAAAATAAGGAACAAGCAAAAATAGTAAAAACAAACAACCAAAGTATTAATTTTCATATTTTCTCTGAATTTTGTTGTCATCTTAATGCATTGGTTATATTTAAGTGTATTTGAGTAAACAATAGAAGTGAGGCTCCTTGGAGCAAAGATGGTATCTATGGGTGCTCATTGAGAGGTAGATAGTCTCGTCCAAGAGGCCCCAGGGGGGCCAccctaaaaaaaaagttgtcctcCTCAGTGGGCTCCACCTGGCCCTTGTCCATAAATACTCCTCCCACCCCGAGTGGGACTTCAGTCCGCAGGCAAAGACGCGCACAGACGAGGTTCGGTTCTTTTTTTTTGGGATTATGAACACCTTTGGACCCCCGAACCAGCAGAGTGGCCCCCTCCAGCCCCACAGCGCCCAGGAGCTGCTGGACATGGCCGCCGTGTACTGCGACAACTACGGGGTGTACCagcaccagaacctgcaccaCCATCCCCAGAGAGCCGCCAACCACCCCTCCAGCTACGGGCTGAGCGACTACAGCAGCCCGCCCACCAACCCCTACCTGTGGCTCAACGGCACCGGCATCAACTCCTCCTCCTCGCCGTACCTCCCAGCGGGGAGCGGCGGCTCCACCTACCTGCAGTCCGGCCAGAGGCAGCTCCTGGCCGCCCCCGGAGGTCTCGGCGGCGCCGACCTGGGCTGGTTGTCCATCTCCAGCCAGCAGGAGCTCTTCAAGATGGTCCGACCTCCGTACTCGTACTCCGCTCTCATCGCCATGGCCATCCAGAGCGCTCAGGACAAGAAGCTGACCCTGAGTCAGATCTACCAGTATGTGGCCGAAAACTTCCCCTTTTACAAGAAGAGCAAAGCCGGCTGGCAGAACTCCATCCGGCACAATTTGTCCCTGAACGACTGCTTCAAGAAGGTGGCCCGGGACGAGGATGACCCCGGTGAGTCCGGAATGTCGAGATGTTTAAACTAAACAGAAAAAAgtagaaataaaatgtatatttttttcacaatttagAGGTTTATAAAATGTACGAAATTTCTAACGGGGTTTTGAATGTGACTCAATTTCACCCGAAAAATGAATTAAatccataaaaaaaatattttaacacgCAGGAAAAGGGAACTACTGGACGCTGGACCCCAACTGCGAAAAGATGTTCGACAATGGCAACTTTCGCCGGAAGCGAAAGCGGCGAGCGGACATCACGGGCGCGGACAAGCCGGAGTCAGACGCCCAGCACAAGCTCTCGGACACGGCCAGCCTGCTCAGCTCCTCCCCGCCCAGCCTCCGCAGCTCTCCGGCCTCCACGGATCCTAGGTCGTCACCGCCCAACTCGGCCGAGCACAGCCCGTGTTTCAACGGCTTCATGACGAGTGTCAACTCGCTGCTGGCGGCCAGCGCGGTGAGTGGAGCCGATCTCTCGCGGGCTCCGGAGCGGGACTCGGCTCACCTCGGGGAGTTGTCCCAGGGCCGGGAGGCCATGAACGGACTGGGTTCGTACGCGCCCTCGGTGATCTCTCCGCTGAACTGTGACGGCAGGATGAACTATTACAACCTTTCCAACCATTTCACTGTCAACAACCTCATATACGGCAGGGAAGGAACTGAAGTTTAATTGttctttaataattttttttaatttttttacaaacaatcaTAATTTATCTCATTTAGTTGCATTGTAAAAAGTCATTATTATGCATTCTTTTGTAAACTTTTCTAGCTTTGGGACAACTGTACAGAAATTattttgtatgtatttgtgttttatttaaactcacattgatgttggaataaaagtatttttttaatcattggtGTCGCTTTAATGCAATGGTTCTCAGttcttttctcacgccccccaagGGACATCATTTTTTTTCACGCCGCTCCcctaaaatgtatgttttttttaacctgtatTTGTCAATATAGTTCTTAACTAGCACTAAAGATGCTTTTATGTTATTGCCTCTGACGCCCCCCTTTTCCCAAAtcctcacgcccccccccccccccatttttttcACGCCACTCCCCTGAaactaatgttgttgttttttaatctttatttgtCAATATAGTTCTTAACTAGCACTAAAGATGCTTTTATGTTATTGCCTCTCATGCCCCCCTTTTTCCCAAAACCTCACGCCCCCCCAAGGGACATCATTTTTTCCTCGCCACTCCCCTGAaattaatgggtttttttttttcatctttatttgtcaaaatagttcttaactaacactaaagatgctttTATGTTAATGCCTCTCGCGCCCCCCTTTTTCCCAAatcctcacccccccccccccccccacccccaagggACATAATTTTTTCCACGCCACTCCCCTGAAACTAATGgggttttttttatctttatttgtcaaaatagttcttaactaacactaaagatgcttttatgttattgcctctcacgccccccttttTCCCAACACCTCACACCCCCAAAGGGACATAATTTTTTCCACGCCACTCCCCTGAA
Protein-coding regions in this window:
- the foxi1 gene encoding forkhead box protein I1; this encodes MNTFGPPNQQSGPLQPHSAQELLDMAAVYCDNYGVYQHQNLHHHPQRAANHPSSYGLSDYSSPPTNPYLWLNGTGINSSSSPYLPAGSGGSTYLQSGQRQLLAAPGGLGGADLGWLSISSQQELFKMVRPPYSYSALIAMAIQSAQDKKLTLSQIYQYVAENFPFYKKSKAGWQNSIRHNLSLNDCFKKVARDEDDPGKGNYWTLDPNCEKMFDNGNFRRKRKRRADITGADKPESDAQHKLSDTASLLSSSPPSLRSSPASTDPRSSPPNSAEHSPCFNGFMTSVNSLLAASAVSGADLSRAPERDSAHLGELSQGREAMNGLGSYAPSVISPLNCDGRMNYYNLSNHFTVNNLIYGREGTEV